ATTCAGGAAATAGAGGTGAGTTTCTGATGTCAAACGGTATAGACAATCCTCCGGTATGGAGAACTATAGAATCTGAAAACTTTCTGAAAGTTGTTTTCGTTGGAAATAAAACAACCATCAGCCCTAGCAGTGGGAGTTATAAAGGAAGTCATACGGCTCCTGTGAGTACTCATGAAAATTATTCACAGACGTATGTTTATAATATCAGTAATAAAATTGATAATGCTTACCTTACCTATAATACCAGTACCGGTCTTTTTACGGTAGTAAAACAGGGATATTACAATATTGTACCGTATGTGACTTATGATCTTAATTTAAACGGAAACGGATATACTGCAGGAACGGCCAATTCCTACATCCAGAAAGTATCACGTTCTACTGTAACCCTTTCAGCAATATCTACAGGACATGGGGAACGCACTACAGGACTAAATCATAACCTTTCATCTATTACCTTTTTAATGCGGGAGAAACATTCAGAATACGCTGTCGTTATACTCAGGATTTCAGACTATCAAGCGGAAATATTCATATCTCCTATCTGACACCATAACTTCATTCTACTTATATTTATTTATGGAGAATCCACAGCAAAATGCTGTGGATTCTTATAATATATATTGTCAATAGAAAATTTTATTGAAATGAAAATTGATATACATTTCCACTCTCGTCTTTTCCTTTTTCATCTGCAATGATTAATGTTTTATCATCAGCAAAGACGATAGCTTCTTTCTGAGAATTATGGTTTAAAGGAATCTTATTAATTTTCGCTGCATTGAAATCATCAGCATTAAACCCTGTAAGAACATGAACGTTCTTGTGAGTAAGCAGTACAATCTTATCTTTTGTGCTGTTAATTGTTGCAGAAGTAATAGCAGCATCGTTATATCCTCCCTGAAGCCTCAATCTACCAATCAATTTAGCTTCAAAATCTCCTTCTTTATTAGGAACCTTAAACACAAGGAAAGTCCCGTCAAATCCTTTGCTTCTGTTTTTCGTGAAAAGATAGAAGTTACCATCCATTTCTACAAATGCCTCACAATCATATAATAAATTTGACTTTTTGGGCGGGAATTGTGTTTGTCCCTCATAATGAAATTTAGTGGTCTGAACGACTTTTGTAGTGGTTTGAGTAATATCCTTCAAATCAGTTTTTAAAATAGCCAGATCCTTTCTGTCATTATCATTATTTCCAAAATCCCCTATATAAACATTTCCCTGGGCATCAGAAATAATATCTTCCCAGTCGGTATTCTCGGTATTTTCAACAGGAACTTTAGCCATCATCTGACCCTTGTCATTAAGACCATATACAGCGTTTTTATTTCCCCTGTCTTCTATTACCCAAATGGTTTTCTTATCCTTAGATAAAGTAATTCCGGAGACTTCTTTTAATTTTTTTGGAAGTGCAAATTGTATTTTTAATTCATTGTCCTTGGCAGGAGAATTCTGAGCCTTTGGATTACAACTCAACAAAAAGAAAGCGGGTAACATAAGAAAACGTAGCATATTTTTATTTTTTAACTGAACATACATAGCATTAATTGTTCCAATCGAAGCTTAAGATAATCGTTTGGCTTTTTCCCAAAGGACATCCATTTCTTCCAAAGACATATCCGCAAGCTTCAGATCTTGTTCCTCAGCAAGAACTTCCATCTTTTGGAATCTGGAAATAAACTTCAAATTGGTTCTTTCCAATGCAGAATCCGGATTGAGTCCTGAAATTCTCGCATAATTAATCAAAGAAAAAAATACATCGCCTAATTCCAGTTCCTTCTTATCCAAATCTGTTTCTGCATGAAACTCCTGAATCTCCTCATCTACCTTTTTCCAGGCATCTTCAGCATCATGGAATTCAAAACCAATTCCTTTTACCTTATCCTGAATTCTATAAGCTTTCACCAAACTTGGAAGGCTTTTCGGAACACCCCCCAGAATAGATTTGTTCCCTTCTTTGAGTTTTAATTTTTCCCAATTCTGTTTTACCTCTTCCTCATCCTTCACTTCAGTATCTCCATAAATGTGAGGATGGCGGAAAATCAATTTTTCATTAAGGGAATTAATCACATCTGCGATATCAAAACTTTCTTTTTCTGAACCTATTTTAGAATAAAAAACCAGGTGAAGCAATACATCGCCCAATTCTTTTTTAATCTCCTGCAAATCTTCCTGTAAAATAGCATCAGAAAGCTCATATGTCTCTTCAAGGGTAAGATGACGAAGAGATTGCAGCGTCTGCTTTTGATCCCATGGGCATTTCTCACGCAGATCATCCATAATATCCAATAATCTCCCGAAAGCTTCTAATTTTTCCTGTTTTGTATTCATAAGTAATTGAAAATTCAATCTTATACAAATGTAAGGGTTATTCGGTCACCATTACAAACGTTAAGAGTGAAAGTTGCTGGGTTCGAGGTTTATGATTCGGGATACAAGGTTATCGATAACGTGGTAGAGTATTTGTTTTAAATCTAACGGGTTTCAGAAACCTGTTAGATTTTGGGATATGAACTATCTATTATCTGCTATCTGAAATACAAAAAGCCTTGTCAGGAAAATTCCTGACAAGGCTTAGTATTGTTAATTCAGTTCTGAATTATCCTTGTTTTCTGTGTGTACTTTTCGGAGCTGATTTTGCTGCTGAAGTAGCTTTCACTTTTGGAGCTGCCGGCTTTTCTGCCTTTGGAGCTGCTTTTTTAGCATCAATATCTAAGCTTACTTCTTCTGCAGGCTCACCATCTAAAGTTTCAGGTTCAGCCTTTACGAAGCTTTCTGGAGTGATATATCCCGCTTTATGAAGAATATTATACCACTGAGCCAATTTCTTGATATCAGAAGCATATACTCTTTCAGTATCATAGTTAGGAAGAGAAGTTAACATGAAATCTTTCAAATCTGCATCTGAAGATTTGTGAGAAATTGTCTCTTTGTAATCGTTATTTTTAGCTACATTTTCAAAAACTTCAAACAAAGGAACTTCTTTATCAAATGTAAACATTGCGATATTATCTAATAAGCTTACTTGGCTAGAGTTTCCAATGCTTACTTTTTTCTTGTTGGTAACATCTTCAATGATGAATCCGTTTCTTAATTGAGAAACTAATTTGTAAAGTCCTGGTTTTCCAGAAATTGAAATTATTTTTTCTAACAGCATAATTTTATTTTTTGTAAATTCTGCAATCAGCGTTAAGCTTTTTGCTTTTTATTATTTCTTTTAATCCTTGTTTAAATTATTTTGGAAATCTCATTTTGTAACCGATGCTTACATCCCCTTGAGAGATCTTTGACAGTTTTCCTTTTACCAGTTTCTTTTTCAAAGCACTTAGGTGATCGGTAAACAAAACCCCTTCAATGTGGTCATATTCATGCTGAATTACGCGGGCTCTAATATCGGAAAAAGTTTCTGTATGTTTTACAAAATTTTCGTCATAATATTCAATAACGATTGTTCCCTTTCTTTTCACGTCTTCTCTTACATCCGGAATAGACAGACAGCCTTCATTGAACTTCCATTCTTCACCAGATTCTTCAAGAATTCTGGCATTAATGAATACCTTTTTGAATTCTGCCAACTCATCCTTAATATCCTCATAATCCTCATCTTCCGCAAGAGGAGTAACGTCTATTACAAACAGACGGATATCCAAACCGATCTGAGGCGCTGCAAGACCAATTCCGTTTGCGCTGTACATCGTTTCGAACATATTATCTATCAGTTCCTGTAATCCGGGGTAATCTTTTTCTATATCTTTTCCCACTTTTCTCAAAACAGGATCCCCAAAAGCTCTTATCGGTAGTATCATCTTAATCTTTGTTCTAAAAAATTCTGCAATATGATGGTTGCACTTACTTTATCTATTAATCCTTTTTCCTGTCTTTTCTTCTTACTTTTCCCGCTTTGAGAAATAAAGAATGAAGCCATTTTGGAAGTAAACCTTTCATCAAAACGGTGAACAGCAATATCCGAAAATTCTTTTTGAAATTCTTCAATGAATTTTAAAATATCAGTTTCCACTTCTGAAACATTTCCTTTCAAATCTATGGGAAGTCCAATGACTACTTCATCTACCTTATTTTCATTGAAATATTTTTTCAAAAATTCCATTAAATTTCGGTTCTCTACAGTCTCTAACCCACTGGCTATAATCTGCATATCATCCGTTGCAGCAATGCCACAACGAGCTTTTCCATAGTCAATTGCAAGGATTTGTCCCATAAGTCTGCAAATTTAGTAAAATTTACTGATTTTATTCATAACGCAGTTTTTTTATATAAATCATGTTTCATTCCATATTTTTTTTTTTAATTTTAATCTTCCAAAAAACAGATATATGAAGAGACTCATCCTCGTAAGACATGCGAAAAGCGACTGGCCGGAAGAAACTGAAGACTTTGACAGACCTTTGGCAGACAAAGGCCAGGTGGATGCTATGAACATGTCCAGATTCCTGAAAAACAATAATATTTCTATCGATTATTTTGTATCCAGCCCGGCAGTCCGTGCTTTAAATACGTGTAATATTTTCAATCAAACGTATCAGCTAAGTTGTTCTACGAATGAAAAGTTATATAATCCTTCGGAAAGAAATTTTGAATCTGTAATTTATGATCTGGATGATACAATAAGCTCAGTGGCTCTTTTCTCTCATAACAATGGAATTTCCAATTTTGCGAATTCCATTTCTGAAAATATTTTTCATTTTCCGACCTGTGGAGTTGCCGGTTTTGAAGTAGACTGTGAATCCTGGTCTGAATTTGACGGAGCCCAAAAGAAACTATTGTTCTTTTATGAGCCCGGGAAAATATAACTTCAACTATACAGTTTTATATGCAACACTCTTTATTTTCTTTTTTTCATGTCAGAAAAAGAAGATGCCCTATTTTGAAGCAATTGCTTTTAATGATGTAAAGCTTTCTACCACTCCTCAACCCGGAAGCTGGAGGTATAATCATGATGAAAAATTTCAGAAATTTGAAGATTTCCAAAAATCAAAAAAGATAAAGCCGGAACCTGAAAAAAACACCATTTATCTGCAGCCTATCGGAGACTTTGATGAATTACAGAAAAAAGAGATTGAACTCACTAGAGAATATTTAAAGATATATTTTCAGCTGGATACGAAAATACTCCCTGTACTATCAAATACTATTTTCCCAAAAACTGTAAGAAGAATCTTTAAGGACGGACAAGAGCAAATATTAGCGGGATATGTATTAGACAGTGTTTTAATCAAAAGAAAGCCAAAAGATGCAGCGGTACTGATGGGAATCACAGAAAGAGATCTTTTCCCAAAGCCTGAATGGAATTATGTTTTTGGATTTGCATCTTATGAAAATGGAGTGGGTGTCACTTCAATCTATCGATTTGCCAACGGGCATCTTACAGATTCTAATTTTAATAAGAGTCTTACCAGATTGATGAAGATCAGCTCTCACGAAATCGGGCATATGTTTGGGATCAGCCATTGTCTGAATGCCAATTGTGTGATGAACGGAACCAATACCCTTACCGAAACAGATTTTCATTATGCCAGAGCATGCTCACTCTGCCAGCGAAAACTCAACTCCAGTATTCATTATGACAATAAGAAAAGGCTTCTTGAATTAAAAAGTTTCTTTGAAAAATATCATCTCAATTCAGAACTTGCCAAAGTTGAACTGGATCTTGATCTATTGCCATAAACTCTATTCTCTGCTATTTTTTATGAGCCACTTCCTTTAAATATCTATCATAGTTCATATAAGGTTCATTGATCCGTTTATTGGGCTTTAAATAAAGTACTCCGTCTCTATTATCTAATATTACATTAAACTGGCTGAGAATTTGATTTCCAAATAAAGTTGGCCTGCCTGTAGGTTTTAAAGGGTCTGCAGCATTCGTTACAATATCTTTAAATTCTCTTCCTCCAATAAAGGCATTCAACCGAACCAGCTTTCTCTCATTCACCATTTGCAGTTCTTTCAGCTGTTTCCAGTTTTCTCCCTGACTTGTAAAATCATCTCCAATAAGCATTGTTCCCTCCCGCCCTGTATCAAAAAGAAACCAAAAAGAATATTTTTTATCATGCTGAGTAAAATCAACTTTGAATTTTGGACGGTTCTGTTCATAGAATATTGGCTGTTTTTGAAACGTCTTGGTGTTAGATGGTAGTTTATCATGAATAACCATTACTTTTTTGTCATAATCAATCTCAATAATTTTATCCCTGAAAAAGCCATTCCCTACAATTAAATCTTCATCAGGCTTCATATTTCCAACTTCTGTAAGAGGAACTTCTTTCCAGATGGCATTACCTATTTGTAAGATATTTCCCAAACTCTTACGTACTTCATTTACTCCCTGCGTGTTACTTACTGTTGTTTTATCAGTAAAAGCCACTTTTAGTTTTTCTGACGATAGCTTATTAATACAAGAGGTTCCGGCTCCAAGATCAAACTGTATGTTCACCTCTTCTTTCTCATTCAAAAATCCTTTAAAATAAATTCGAGATCCTGTTATTGTAAAAGGAATTTCCAGAGGATAAGTATTTTTTTTATTCTGTTTGAGTGAAATAAAAGATGGATCTTCTTTCGCCATGATGCGAACTAAGCAACTGTCTTTATTATTAAGGAGAACTATTAAATCATAGCTTTTACCATATTCAGTATTAAAGCTTAGTTTTCCTTGGTCTGTAACCAGCTCAACCTTACTTTTTTTATAAGGCAGATTAGTGTAATAAATATCAGGTTTTACTCTGGGATCTAGTTTCCAATTCATTTTAACATTTGCACCATCATAAATAACAGCATTATCACTTGTTGCTTTAATAACAGGAATTTGTTTTTGCGCAAAAACTCCTGTTGAGATAAAAAGAAGGATAAAAATAATTGCAAAAAGCTTATTTTTCATAATGACAATAATTAAATTCAGCTCCAATATAAAACACTCATTTACAAAACAATAAATCCATATTTATTTACATTTAAAGATATAAATAAATATGGATTTATTAAATTTCCTCTTAAAAGAATAGTCTATTTTCTCTTCAGATCCAGATCATCAAAGTCAAAACTGAAATCTGTAACATCTGAAATTGGTTTCAATTTTGCTGACTGAGCTTTTCCATTTTCATCGTAATCGAATAGGATATAAGCATCAGCATCATAGCTTCTGTCATCCCATTTAATGATGAATGAATTGTTGGAATATGGTAATAATTCTCCTTTTAATCTTGGGGAATTTTTACATGAAATTCTGTAAGTACCTCCTTGTTGAGCAATGTCTACATCACCGAACCAAACATCATTATAAGTTCCTGTAAACTGTTCCGCTTTTGGCTGAAGTACTTTTTCCTTTTTAAAGGCTTCTGATTTCGCGAATGCTTCTTTCTTTTGTTTATCATACTCTGCATTCGCTTTTGCCATTCTCTCTCCATACGTTTTCAACCAGTTTCTGTCTGCCACTCCAAGGTAAGAGTCTTTCACTGTATTGGTAATTGTATTGAATGCTGCTCCAGACTGCTGATTTGTAAGTACTACGATTCCTAATTTAAGATCCGGAATTAACGTAAATTGGGTTACTGTTCCAATTAATCCTCCTGTATGTTGTACTTGTTTATGCCCTTTTACATCACTTAGGAACCAACCTAAACCATATCCGTAGAAACTGGTATCATAAGGATTTTTAGCAGCTACTCTCTCCGGGATCTGCAGGCTCCAAAGTTGTTGTGCATTTTTATCGGAAACTAATTTCTTACCTTCTTTGGTGGTGAAATTGTTTAATAAACATTCTGCCCAAGTGGTCATATCTTTAATATTACTCATGATTCCTCCGGCAGCATTAGCCGTTTCGTTCCAATCGTGAGGAACAGCAATAGCTTTTCCATCTACAGGAGCATGAGCATCAATTTTATTGGTTGTAGCTTTTGCTCTGTTGTAGCTTCCAAAGCTGGAAGTCATCCCCACAGGCTTCATGATTCTCTGTTCAATAAATTCGGCCCAGCTTAATCCAGAAACTCTGTGAATAACTTCACCTGCAACAATGAACATGATATTATTATAATCTAAAGTTGTTCTGAAAGGATTTTCAGGCTTCAGGTATCTTACGTTGTGAACAATATCATTAACGGTTAAGCTTCCTCCTTCCGGAAAAAACATCAGATCTCCCTGCCCTAATCCTAATCCTGCTCTGTGCGTAATCAAATCTTTGATGGTTACATTTTGAGAAACATATGGATCATACATTTGGAATTCTGGAATGTATTTTGAAACATTATCATTCCAGTTCAATTTTCCTTCATCTGCCAAAATCGCTAATGCCACACAAGTGAACCCTTTAGAGTTGGAAGCAATTCCAACCAAGGTATTATCATCCATTGGTTGTTTGGAGGTAAGAGAACGTACTCCAAATCCTTTGGAATAGATCATTTTTCCATCTTTTACAATACCTACTGACATTCCGGGAACATCAAAGGTTTTCAGCGTATTTTGGATCAGATCATCCAGTTTTTTTTCTTCAACCTGTGCATTTGCCAATCCTACGGTTAAGAGAAAAATGAAAAAAGAAAATTTCTGCTTCATTATTTTTTTAATTTTCCCAAATTTAGTAAATAACCTGAGTCCGGAATAAGAAAATTATGATTTATATGGTTGGAAGCCAGAAGATGGATGCCGAAAGTACTCTTAGGTTATAAATAAAAGGAAGTTATTAGAAACCCAACTTGTAATGCAAGCTGAGTTTTAATAATCATGTCTACGATAATTTCCTGCCTCCATCTTCCCATTTCCTTACTTATCCCCACAAAAAACCGGAAGAAAATTCTCCCGGCTCTCGATAAATCAAATGATCTTAATGTACTAACAAAAAAGAAATTATTTTTTAGAAATGATGTTTACTCCCATTAATCTTCCACTTCCTTTCAGTTTAAACTCAACTTTTGTGTTTTTAGAAACAGGATCGTAAGAACTTAAGCCTGAGAAGTTATCAGCCTTATTATTAGACATAAAATAGATTCTATTTTTATACAAGAATGGGTTTTGATAGTTGTAGAAATTATCCACCGGAATATCAAGTTTTACAGCTTTCTTGGTTTGAACATCAATCTCATTCCAGAACCAGATATCATTTCTATAGCTTACCCCATGTCCACCTGCATAATAAGATGCACCTGTAGAAGGAATGGTTGTATAAATTTTATTATTATAAGCAAAGATTCTGTTAAATTCTGCTGGATGCACATAATTTTTCATATCAATTTCAAAGGTAGAATCAAAGACCGTTTGCCCATTCTTTATTCTAAGAATCTTTGATGAGTAAGCGGATTCCTGAGCTTTCATATCTGATGTGGCTACCATATAGATATCTTTGGTTACCTCATCAATACTCCATAGAACATGGTCAGTGAAAAGCCCCAAGTTTGTAGCATTTGGATATTTTGTAATATTTTCCACTTTTTTTGAAGTCAGGTTATAGACTGCAACTGCTACTTCTTTTACAACAGGTTTGATCTGCCAGTTTGATCCTTTTTTACCAATCTGTAAATCAAGGTATAGTTTATCATCTCTTTTTATAAGAATTAATTGTCCGGCTGCCTGATAAGCTGTTTCTCCCGGTTCAAGCACTGCAGGGTCAATAGTCTGAGCTAATGAAGAAAGGTCAATTTCTCCTGTACGCTGCATGGTACCAGGATTAAAGGTCTGAATTTTAAGCATTCCTCTTGAACCATCCCAATAATATCCTTCGCTATCACTTACCACTAAATAATTAGGTTCAAATCCATTATTTTGGGTAGCAATAAACCCTTTTGAACTAATATTCCCGGTATTATCGGCAGTCAATTTAGAGAAACCTTCTTCTGAAGACGCTGCTCCACCCAATCTGTAAATATTTTCTCCAAACGCTTTCCCTCCTGCTGAATAAGCAATTTGATAGAAAGGTTTTTTATCGGCTAATGAAAGTTCTCCCTGAGGCAGTTCTGAGAATGAATAGATATTTCCTCCCCATCCGGATGTACTGTTATAAATGATCCAGCTGTCTTTAGCTTCTGTTGTTGGTTGTTTCTGTTCTTCAATAGTGTCATCATTACTACTACAATGAGTAAACAACAATAAACTTAACGCTGATAAAATTATCGAAAACGGTTTTTGATTTTTCTCATGATTATAATATTAAAAAAAATTGTATAAGTTAGTTTCAAATGATAAGATCTTGTAGGTTTCTGTGCATTATAATTATCATAAAGTCTTTCATTCAGAAGATTATTAACACTAAAATTAATGGCCAGTTTAGGATCTGCCAGGAAATAGGTAATTCCTACGCCTGCATCTACCATTCCTGTTCTTCCATCATTTGGAACCAGAAGATTACTGGAAGCTATATTTGCTTTAGAAAACAATCCTGGTTCAAGATTTTTCGGTACCGGATACAGCATAAAACGATGAACGTAATTGATGTTATAATACAGTTCCACTTTATCTTTCATTTTGAAAATGTCTGAAAAATTCACTCTCAGATAGTGATTCCCGAATAAGTAAGGAATATTGGGTTGTCTGGCATCTTCCCAAATACTTTCATTACCGGAAAGATTTTTAAGCCTTATATCCTGATAAGTAAAATTGAATCCTGTTTGAATATTTTTGATTGGCTGATAATTGATTTCATATTCCAATCCAAGAATTCTGTTGTCATAATAATTCTGATACCTTCCATAAGGGTTATCCGGAATCATGAATATGGTGTTTTTCACATTCCTGTAGAAAAGGTTTAAACTTGTATTCAATTTATAATTCGAAGAAGTATAATCCAACACTACATTTACATTATCACTTTTCTCAGGTTCCAGATCGAGATTTTCTTTAATGAGAACTCCATCTCCGAAAATTTCAGTTTCATCAGGAAGACGAACGGCTTTTTCGTAGGATAATTTCAGGATAAAGTTCTTTGGCTTATAGCTTATTCCCGCCATATATCCGGATGCTTGTTTGCTCTTATCAGAATCCCAGCTGAAATTATATTTATCCGTAGTATATCCTTTCGAACTGAAGAAATAATTCTTTACTCCAAGCACTGTTTCCACTTTACGGTCAAGCCAATGAGATACTAATCCTAAAGCAGCAATATTCTTGTTGTAGATAGCTGGAGTCTTAAGGACATCGTCTCCATATACATTGACAGCTCCATAAGGGTCACTTCCTTTTCTTCTCTGGTAGAAATAGACATTTCCAAATTCCAGGCTGTGATTATTATTGATACGGAATGCGGCATTTAGCCTTGTGTGAAGCATATTATAATTCATCTTCAGATCATTCCCTTTATTGATTTCTCCAACACTATTTTCATTACTGAAAGTGTATTCTCCCAACCAATTATATCTTCTTTTGCTGATATCCACAAAAGAATTGTTATATCTGGCAAAAGCAGCCATTAAGTCTATTTTAAGACGATTATCAAAGAACATTTTTTTATACTGAAGATAACCGGTCACATTCTTTTCCTTTGCAAAGGCTTCTCCGTAAGGTTTTCTCATCTCAAGATCATTCTGGATCTCTTTATAAAATTGAGAATAGATGAACCCTACTCTAAAATCATTGGCCCAGCTTTTATTTCTTACCCCAGAATACAGTTCCATATAAGAAGCTTCGGTATCATCATGAAACCTCCTGGCTTCGACTTTTTTAAGATTGGCTGTTTCAGGATCTATAACATCTCCGAGAATTTTATAGTTGTTCTTGGAAAACACATAGCTAGCCTGTGTTCCTATATAAAATAAGCTGTCTTTTTTTCCTGTAAATACTCCATTAATATGAGACTTGTAAGTACTAAACGACCCAATCTCATTTGAAATTTCAAGGTTATCTTTCTGTATCGGTTTCGAGATAAAATTAATCCCGCCCCCTAAAGCATCCGATGCCAAAGCAATCGGCATTACTCCTTTGTATACATCTACCCTATCCAGCATATTGGGTGATAAAACATTAGGATTAAAGCTATGTCCGTAAAATTCAATGGGAACTCCATCCCTGAAAATTCTCACAGCCTTTCCCTGAAGACCTCCAAGATTGACCTGAAATCCAGACCCAACGCCTCCTTCTGTACGAATCTTAACTCCGGTGGCCATATTGAGTATTTCTCCAATGTTATTTGCCTGACTTTTTACGGCCTGCATATCCACAATTTTGACGCTCAATGGAGTTTCCTTCAATTTTTCCAGTTTCCTTTTGCCTCTGATATAAACTTCATCAATGTTGTTTGCATTTGAAATCTCTATTTCATATTTCTGGCTCGACTGGCAATTGATACTTATCGTATCATTATAAATAAGTTTATTTTGATAAAATACAGATACTTTTACAGAACCATCTGGTATCTCAGCAAAATCTACAGTTCCCTGTTTTGAAATCTTTTTCTTTTCACCGTTAATGATCACGTACATATCATCGTGATGATAGTTTTTAATGTTCTTAACCACTAAAGTAATTGGGCAAGCAGCCAATGCCAAGGAAGAAAATACAGAGATCAGAAAAAATATACGTTTCATGTTTATATGGTTTCTAATGCTCCGAAATGCTGAAAAGCAATATTTTTTTCTAATGGGTAATATTCGTGTCCTAAAACTTTATTGATAATGGTGGCATTTCGGTAAGGCCCCATTCCAAGATCTGAAGTAATGATCCCTTGTGAATCTACACAACCGTTTTGCATGAATATTTCATTGTCATTTACATCAACGGTGTAGTTTTCTGAAGATAATAATGTCCCATCATGCTGACTTTTATTCAGACGACCTTCAATAGGCTGTAGGAAACGAGGAACTTCATATCGATAGCCTGTTGCCAGAATAAGATAATCAGTATGGAGTGAAAAAGATTTTTCTTCTTCCAGATGCCTCATATTTAAAGTATAGTCTTCATCGTATGACATTTCTTCAAGTAAGCTGTTGGTCAAAATTTTCACAGGAAGAGGCTGTTCCTCTTTCATCTGCTGATGATAAAGTTCATCATAGATCGTACTGATGAGCTCATCATTGATTCCTTTGTAAAGAATATCTTGTTTGTTGATTACTTCTCTTCTTTTCGGCAAAGGAAGCCTGTTGAAGTAGGAAATATAATCCATTGAAGTAAATTCATAAGTGAATTTTGAATTTTCCATTGGGAAAAATCGGTCTGCAGCAGTTACCCAATTTAATTTTAAATCTAATTCTGGTCTGGCAGCAAGAAGATCATAAAATACTTCACCCCCACTTTGCCCTGAACCTAATACAGTAATAGTACTTCCTTTCTTTAAATATTGTTTTCTGTGTAAATATTCTGAAGAATGGAAAATATGCTCTTTAGAGAAACTTTCCGTTATTTTAGGAACATTAGGAATGGAGCCTACTCCTAAT
This is a stretch of genomic DNA from Chryseobacterium tructae. It encodes these proteins:
- a CDS encoding TonB-dependent receptor — its product is MKRIFFLISVFSSLALAACPITLVVKNIKNYHHDDMYVIINGEKKKISKQGTVDFAEIPDGSVKVSVFYQNKLIYNDTISINCQSSQKYEIEISNANNIDEVYIRGKRKLEKLKETPLSVKIVDMQAVKSQANNIGEILNMATGVKIRTEGGVGSGFQVNLGGLQGKAVRIFRDGVPIEFYGHSFNPNVLSPNMLDRVDVYKGVMPIALASDALGGGINFISKPIQKDNLEISNEIGSFSTYKSHINGVFTGKKDSLFYIGTQASYVFSKNNYKILGDVIDPETANLKKVEARRFHDDTEASYMELYSGVRNKSWANDFRVGFIYSQFYKEIQNDLEMRKPYGEAFAKEKNVTGYLQYKKMFFDNRLKIDLMAAFARYNNSFVDISKRRYNWLGEYTFSNENSVGEINKGNDLKMNYNMLHTRLNAAFRINNNHSLEFGNVYFYQRRKGSDPYGAVNVYGDDVLKTPAIYNKNIAALGLVSHWLDRKVETVLGVKNYFFSSKGYTTDKYNFSWDSDKSKQASGYMAGISYKPKNFILKLSYEKAVRLPDETEIFGDGVLIKENLDLEPEKSDNVNVVLDYTSSNYKLNTSLNLFYRNVKNTIFMIPDNPYGRYQNYYDNRILGLEYEINYQPIKNIQTGFNFTYQDIRLKNLSGNESIWEDARQPNIPYLFGNHYLRVNFSDIFKMKDKVELYYNINYVHRFMLYPVPKNLEPGLFSKANIASSNLLVPNDGRTGMVDAGVGITYFLADPKLAINFSVNNLLNERLYDNYNAQKPTRSYHLKLTYTIFFNIIIMRKIKNRFR
- a CDS encoding lysine N(6)-hydroxylase/L-ornithine N(5)-oxygenase family protein; this translates as MKYDIIGIGIGPFNLSLAALLEEHNLKTIFFDKAPRFEWHSGLMIDRTTLQVPFLADLVTIVNPTSPFTYINYLREKGKIFRFCFKESFYVTRTEYNLYCKWVASQIKSLNFSHTVTEIDYNETHECYEVSVIDLINCEKKVYLTDKIVLGVGSIPNVPKITESFSKEHIFHSSEYLHRKQYLKKGSTITVLGSGQSGGEVFYDLLAARPELDLKLNWVTAADRFFPMENSKFTYEFTSMDYISYFNRLPLPKRREVINKQDILYKGINDELISTIYDELYHQQMKEEQPLPVKILTNSLLEEMSYDEDYTLNMRHLEEEKSFSLHTDYLILATGYRYEVPRFLQPIEGRLNKSQHDGTLLSSENYTVDVNDNEIFMQNGCVDSQGIITSDLGMGPYRNATIINKVLGHEYYPLEKNIAFQHFGALETI